Proteins from one Danaus plexippus chromosome 18 unlocalized genomic scaffold, MEX_DaPlex mxdp_20, whole genome shotgun sequence genomic window:
- the LOC116772926 gene encoding patj homolog, translated as MVRKTMVLSTEWAQVEVVELTNDGNGLGFNLVGGRSTGVVIKYVLPGGIADKDGRLQSGDHVLQVGSINLRGFTSEQVAAVLRQAGPTVRLLVARPADPAAALRAPIPGTALVPTKLLADPELLDRHLIEAGYGAVYDLSQCYSDYINGQNVEIENLALVAAVSVIGENPQQIPDHPIVADTLSPTITITVPVELPTPPEVEIVHVDLNKNVYGLGITVAGYVCEKEELSGIFVKSIIEGSSAEQSGQIRLNDRIIEVDGVSLADKSNPQAVEILRNTGISVHLVLERYLRGPKYEHLQLAIFNEERPASPSPSATTLTWFPVPSQAEDISTTEIEPEPESNTTIDSSVLEVGECDANDPTQEELDAKFDAILAVSEEEIKIRWEEEIGPGKDIIVAEVHKLSGLGISLEGTVDVEGGQEVRPHHYIRSVLPEGPIGQQGTLAAGDELLEVNEHRLHGLTHTEVVNILKQLPNRVRLVCARSSTESGPRPVVNLAQDREGFEARKIISGSLNNLTTIVKAQSDTSINTSSTATLTNQSNQSKKSKSLECVSGLAMWQSKEDIVKLMKGDQGLGFSILDYQDPIDPNGTVIVVRSLVPGGVAEKDGQISPGDRVMSVNGSSIKNATLDQAVQALKGAPRGVVRVGIARPLPSCDSSKSKSTSTLNIKPS; from the coding sequence ATGGTTAGGAAGACGATGGTGCTGAGCACGGAGTGGGCGCAGGTGGAAGTGGTTGAGCTTACGAACGACGGGAATGGTTTAGGGTTTAACCTAGTGGGGGGACGTAGCACGGGTGTCGTGATTAAATACGTTCTTCCTGGAGGAATCGCTGACAAGGACGGACGACTGCAGAGTGGCGATCACGTACTTCAAGTCGGTTCAATTAACCTTCGCGGCTTCACGTCGGAGCAGGTAGCTGCAGTGCTGCGTCAGGCGGGGCCCACGGTGCGCCTTTTGGTCGCTCGGCCTGCAGATCCTGCCGCAGCACTCCGCGCTCCAATTCCTGGCACTGCACTCGTACCCACTAAACTCTTAGCTGATCCCGAACTTCTCGATCGTCACCTTATCGAAGCGGGTTATGGAGCAGTCTACGATTTGTCTCAGTGTTACAGTGACTACATCAATGGACAAAATGTAGAGATTGAAAATTTAGCCTTAGTGGCAGCAGTCAGTGTTATTGGTGAAAATCCTCAACAGATCCCAGACCACCCAATTGTTGCTGATACTCTTTCCCCGACAATAACTATAACAGTCCCAGTGGAGTTGCCTACACCTCCAGAAGTGGAAATAGTTCATGTAGACTTAAATAAGAATGTGTATGGTTTAGGTATAACAGTGGCCGGATATGTATGTGAAAAAGAAGAACTATCTGGAATCTttgttaaaagtataattgAAGGTAGCAGTGCCGAACAGAGTGGTCAGATAAGGTTAAATGATAGAATTATTGAGGTTGATGGTGTCTCTCTAGCAGATAAAAGTAATCCTCAGGCTGTGGAGATATTAAGAAATACTGGTATATCAGTTCATTTAGTTTTAGAAAGGTATTTGAGAGGTCCAAAGTATGAGCACTTACAATTAGctatatttaatgaagaaCGACCAGCTTCACCTTCTCCTTCCGCAACTACCCTGACCTGGTTCCCAGTGCCTTCCCAAGCAGAAGATATCAGTACTACAGAAATTGAGCCTGAACCTGAATCAAATACCACCATAGATTCTAGTGTATTAGAGGTTGGTGAATGTGATGCAAATGATCCTACTCAGGAAGAATTAGATGCAAAATTTGATGCAATTCTAGCTGTAAGTGaagaggaaataaaaattaggtGGGAAGAGGAGATTGGTCCTGGTAAAGACATTATTGTGGCAGAGGTACACAAACTATCGGGCTTAGGAATCAGTTTAGAAGGAACTGTAGATGTAGAAGGGGGCCAAGAAGTGAGACCTCACCACTATATCAGATCAGTTTTGCCAGAAGGTCCCATAGGACAACAAGGCACACTTGCAGCAGGTGATGAACTTCTAGAAGTAAATGAACACAGGTTACATGGACTTACACACACTGAAGTGGTCAATATACTAAAGCAGCTCCCGAATAGGGTACGCCTAGTTTGTGCAAGAAGTAGCACAGAGAGTGGACCTCGCCCTGTTGTCAATCTAGCCCAAGATCGAGAAGGCTTTGAAGCACGAAAGATCATATCTggtagtttaaataatttgacaaCTATAGTCAAAGCTCAATCAGATACATCCATCAATACATCGAGTACTGCTACTCTCACTAACCAATCTAATCAATCAAAGAAATCTAAATCTCTAGAGTGTGTGTCAGGCCTAGCCATGTGGCAGAGTAAAGAAGATATTGTGAAGCTGATGAAGGGTGATCAGGGGCTTGGATTTTCTATACTAGATTATCAAGACCCAATTGATCCTAATGGTACTGTTATTGTGGTAAGGAGCTTAGTTCCTGGAGGTGTGGCAGAAAAAGATGGTCAAATATCACCTGGAGATAGAGTGATGTCTGTGAATGGATCAAGTATCAAAAATGCTACTCTGGACCAAGCGGTTCAGGCTTTGAAAGGAGCTCCGAGGGGAGTTGTACGAGTCGGCATTGCGAGACCACTCCCATCCTGTGACTCCTCAAAATCAAAGAGCACAAGTACTCTCAACATCAAACCCAGTTAA
- the LOC116772927 gene encoding retinol dehydrogenase 12-like, with amino-acid sequence MWVPNLPVTVLTGLAAGAGVICIFKDIYGGPPFDKKVLADGKTVILTGATSGIGSKAAWDFAKRGAKVFMACRDMKKCEEVRREIVLDTGNKFVYCRPCDLASTDSIRAFVERFKKEEPYVDILVNNAGVMEAPARVTLDGFETHLGVNHMGHFLLTNLLLDTLKQSAPSRVILVTCSAHSKGQIHKEDLNMTAKYDPAAAYNQSKLANVLFARELGRRMLNTGVSVIAVDPGFSDTDLTRNMAMMKSVTRFLVYPLFWPVMKRAMTGAQVILHAALDPALDGSAGDYYVDMKKTNPSELAQDYELALWMWKVSQKWTKVAEHAAALAAT; translated from the exons ATGTGGGTGCCCAACTTGCCGGTGACGGTGCTCACCGGGCTCGCAGCGGGTGCGGGCGTCATCTGTATATTTAA gGACATCTACGGTGGCCCACCTTTcgataaaaaagtattagcTGATGGCAAGACGGTGATTTTGACGGGCGCCACCAGCGGCATCGGCAGTAAAGCTGCTTGGGACTTTGCAAAACGAGGGGCCAAA GTGTTCATGGCGTGCCGTGACATGAAGAAGTGCGAGGAGGTACGACGGGAGATAGTGCTGGACACTGGAAACAAGTTCGTATACTGTCGGCCGTGTGACCTCGCCAGCACTGATTCCATACGAGCCTTCGTAGAAAG GTTCAAGAAAGAAGAGCCATACGTAGACATCCTGGTGAACAACGCGGGGGTCATGGAGGCGCCGGCGAGGGTCACACTGGACGGGTTCGAGACACATTTAGGAGTCAACCACATGGGACACTTCCTGCTCACCAACCTGTTACTAGATACACTTAAG CAATCGGCGCCGAGCCGCGTCATATTGGTGACCTGCAGCGCACACAGTAAGGGTCAGATTCACAAAGAGGATCTCAACATGACCGCCAAATACGACCCCGCGGCCGCCTACAACCAGAGCAAACTGGCTAACGTGCTGTTCGCGAGAGAACTCGGGAGGCGGATGCTTA ACACCGGCGTGTCCGTGATAGCCGTGGACCCGGGGTTCTCGGATACGGACCTCACTCGTAACATGGCCATGATGAAGAGCGTCACGAGGTTCCTCGTGTACCCGCTGTTCTGGCCCGTCATGAAGAGAGCCATGACCGGCGCTCAGGTCATCCTGCACGCGGCCCTGGACCCAGCCCTGGACGGCTCGGCGGGGGACTACTATGT GGACATGAAAAAGACCAACCCATCAGAATTAGCTCAGGATTACGAGCTGGCGCTGTGGATGTGGAAGGTCAGTCAGAAGTGGACCAAAGTCGCCGAGCACGCGGCGGCGCTGGCGGCCACTTAG